Proteins found in one Clostridium kluyveri DSM 555 genomic segment:
- the ymfI gene encoding elongation factor P 5-aminopentanone reductase gives MENLSGKVAVVTGASRGIGRSIAVNLARCGALVVINYIKNEKEACKTLDMVKQEGANGIIVQGDVSLYNSAEKIMKNTLSNMGKIDILVNNAGISKVGLFIDMRENEWQQIIDINFKGVLNCTHCVLEHMISRKSGSIVNISSMWGKVGASCESIYSASKGAVNLFTKSIAKEMGPSNIRINAVAPGVIDTEMNSWLQEEERKNLIEEIPIGRFGKSDDIGKIVCFLAGESSQYITGQIITVDGGMI, from the coding sequence ATGGAAAATTTATCAGGAAAAGTAGCAGTGGTTACTGGAGCATCAAGAGGTATAGGCAGAAGTATTGCAGTAAATTTAGCTAGATGTGGTGCTTTAGTGGTAATAAATTATATTAAAAATGAAAAAGAGGCTTGCAAGACTTTGGATATGGTAAAACAGGAGGGAGCTAATGGAATAATAGTACAGGGAGATGTGAGCTTATATAATAGTGCTGAAAAAATAATGAAAAACACTTTGAGCAATATGGGCAAGATAGATATATTGGTAAATAATGCAGGTATATCTAAAGTAGGCCTTTTTATAGATATGAGAGAAAATGAATGGCAGCAGATAATAGACATTAACTTTAAAGGAGTGCTTAATTGTACCCATTGTGTATTAGAACATATGATCTCAAGAAAATCAGGTTCCATAGTAAACATATCTTCTATGTGGGGAAAAGTAGGGGCATCTTGTGAGTCTATCTATTCTGCATCTAAGGGGGCCGTAAATCTTTTTACAAAGTCTATAGCCAAGGAAATGGGGCCTTCTAATATAAGAATAAATGCTGTGGCACCTGGTGTTATCGATACAGAGATGAATTCATGGCTTCAAGAAGAAGAAAGAAAAAATCTGATAGAGGAGATACCTATAGGCAGATTTGGAAAAAGTGATGATATAGGAAAAATTGTATGTTTTTTAGCAGGAGAATCGTCTCAGTATATAACAGGACAGATAATAACTGTAGATGGGGGAATGATTTAA
- the aroF gene encoding 3-deoxy-7-phosphoheptulonate synthase yields MIVIMSPNTPTEEIIILKQKIESENNVSINVIQGKEYCILGLIGDTTKVDASKIRANEFVENVEKVQQPYKLVNRLFHPEDTVINVKDASIGGEKLAVIAGPCSVESEEQIVEIAKNVKDSGAKFLRGGAFKPRTSPYSFQGLGTEGLELLKVARQETGLPIVTEIMSEDMIDKFVEDVDVIQVGARNMQNFELLKQLGKTRKPILLKRGLSSTIEELLMSAEYIMSEGNENVILCERGIRTFETYTRNTLDLSAIPAIKKLSHLPVIVDPSHAAGLWWMVEPLAKAAVAVGADGLMIEVHNDPANAKCDGQQSIKSKVFQNLMTDINKMVDMKLDKLQDAVKL; encoded by the coding sequence ATGATAGTAATTATGAGTCCAAACACACCAACAGAAGAAATAATCATATTAAAACAAAAGATTGAATCAGAAAATAATGTTTCTATAAATGTAATACAGGGGAAAGAATATTGTATATTAGGACTAATTGGAGATACCACAAAGGTTGATGCAAGTAAAATAAGGGCTAATGAATTTGTAGAAAATGTGGAAAAAGTTCAACAACCCTACAAATTGGTTAACAGGCTGTTTCATCCAGAAGATACTGTAATTAATGTAAAAGATGCTTCTATAGGAGGAGAAAAACTGGCAGTTATAGCAGGTCCTTGCTCTGTGGAAAGTGAAGAACAAATAGTAGAAATTGCAAAAAATGTAAAGGACAGTGGTGCTAAATTTTTAAGAGGAGGTGCTTTTAAACCAAGAACGTCACCTTACAGTTTCCAGGGACTTGGAACTGAAGGATTGGAACTTTTAAAAGTTGCAAGACAGGAAACAGGACTTCCCATAGTTACAGAAATTATGTCTGAAGATATGATAGATAAGTTTGTAGAAGATGTGGATGTAATACAGGTAGGCGCAAGAAACATGCAAAACTTTGAACTCTTAAAACAACTAGGTAAAACTAGAAAACCAATTCTTTTAAAAAGAGGATTGTCCTCTACTATTGAAGAACTTTTAATGTCTGCAGAATATATAATGTCTGAGGGAAATGAAAATGTAATACTCTGTGAGAGAGGAATAAGAACTTTCGAAACTTATACTAGAAACACCTTGGATTTAAGTGCCATTCCTGCTATAAAAAAATTAAGTCACCTTCCTGTAATAGTTGATCCAAGTCATGCTGCAGGACTTTGGTGGATGGTAGAACCTCTTGCAAAAGCAGCTGTGGCAGTGGGAGCAGATGGACTTATGATAGAAGTTCATAATGATCCTGCCAATGCAAAATGTGATGGACAGCAATCCATAAAATCAAAAGTTTTTCAGAATCTTATGACAGATATAAATAAGATGGTAGATATGAAATTGGATAAACTGCAGGATGCTGTAAAACTATAG
- the aroB gene encoding 3-dehydroquinate synthase — MKAIDINVKEKSYKISIKKGILSSIGERLKTTYQSRNIVVITDTNVEKFYMETLKNSLLESGFTMKIISIEPGEKSKNLATLERVYEKLCEFQIRRKDIIISLGGGVVGDLSGFAASTYLRGINYIQVPTSLLAQVDSSIGGKVAVDLPWGKNLVGSFYHPDAVFIDPDVLLSLNDKFFSDGMGEVIKYGFIKDKSILNLLDSCKDKDEVLQYIEDIIYKCCSIKKHLVEKDERDLGERMMLNFGHTLAHGIEKYYNYGKYSHGEAVAIGMTYMTNITERMDITKKGTHDYMKGILTKYGLPVNMPDMDKQALVNSIALDKKSSGDRINIIVIEEAGICKIMKIKLREVYGFLFPEDII; from the coding sequence GTGAAGGCTATTGATATTAATGTTAAAGAAAAAAGTTATAAAATATCTATAAAAAAAGGTATATTGAGTTCTATAGGAGAAAGATTGAAAACTACTTACCAGAGTAGAAATATAGTGGTGATTACGGACACAAATGTGGAAAAATTCTATATGGAAACATTGAAAAATTCTCTTTTAGAAAGTGGATTTACAATGAAAATTATATCTATAGAACCAGGAGAAAAGAGTAAAAACTTAGCTACACTGGAAAGAGTATATGAAAAACTATGTGAATTTCAGATAAGGAGAAAAGATATAATAATTTCTCTAGGAGGTGGAGTAGTTGGGGATCTTTCAGGTTTTGCAGCTTCCACTTACTTGAGAGGGATAAATTATATTCAAGTTCCTACTTCTCTTTTAGCCCAGGTAGATAGCAGTATAGGCGGAAAAGTAGCTGTAGATTTGCCCTGGGGTAAAAATTTGGTAGGAAGCTTTTATCATCCAGATGCCGTATTTATAGATCCAGACGTACTCCTATCTTTGAATGATAAATTCTTTAGTGATGGGATGGGAGAAGTTATAAAATATGGATTTATAAAGGATAAGAGTATTTTAAACCTGCTGGATTCTTGTAAAGATAAGGATGAAGTTTTACAATATATTGAGGATATAATATATAAATGCTGCAGTATAAAAAAACATTTGGTAGAAAAGGATGAAAGAGATTTGGGAGAAAGGATGATGTTAAATTTTGGTCATACACTGGCACATGGGATAGAAAAATATTATAACTATGGTAAATATAGTCATGGAGAAGCTGTTGCTATAGGTATGACATATATGACAAATATAACTGAAAGAATGGATATAACTAAGAAAGGAACTCATGACTACATGAAAGGTATATTGACAAAATATGGGCTTCCAGTAAATATGCCGGATATGGATAAACAAGCTCTTGTTAACTCTATAGCTTTAGATAAAAAGTCTTCAGGAGATAGAATAAATATCATAGTTATAGAAGAGGCAGGAATATGTAAAATAATGAAGATAAAATTACGGGAAGTATATGGGTTCTTATTTCCAGAAGATATTATATAG
- a CDS encoding response regulator, protein MYKIIMLDDTAYVRYRVKDILEDIGMELCESGTSFDFFNKLYDNKKELNLIILEVGLSSEDGFSVLRKIKGRGLNIPVMILTKLNDRSSFIKCIKEGTSDYILKPFNNKLLIDRISKLVVCHENSNKPEEIIHLNFQQYIVRQVIKCKAESKKFSVIMVSLIKEHFTELDEKIEVRDSYLILIDFLYNQLKVIFKISDLFEKYGLSTFVGVLPDCDEEKVISIINNMKLIYTKLKAIDKRYSEYALQCSFVVFPEDGEDKQQLLDKLTVKMKLEMIRS, encoded by the coding sequence ATGTATAAGATTATAATGCTGGATGATACGGCTTATGTTAGATATAGAGTAAAGGATATTTTGGAAGATATAGGTATGGAATTATGTGAATCAGGAACTTCTTTTGATTTTTTTAATAAATTGTATGATAATAAAAAAGAATTAAATTTAATAATATTGGAAGTAGGACTCAGTAGTGAAGATGGTTTTAGTGTGCTTAGAAAAATAAAAGGTAGGGGTTTAAACATACCTGTAATGATACTTACTAAATTAAATGACAGAAGTTCTTTTATAAAATGCATAAAAGAAGGTACTTCGGATTATATATTAAAACCTTTTAATAATAAATTGTTAATTGACAGAATATCTAAGCTTGTAGTCTGTCATGAAAATTCAAATAAACCAGAGGAAATAATACATTTAAACTTCCAACAGTATATTGTTAGACAAGTTATTAAATGTAAAGCGGAAAGTAAGAAATTTTCAGTTATTATGGTAAGTCTAATAAAAGAACATTTTACAGAATTGGATGAAAAGATAGAGGTAAGAGATAGTTATCTTATTTTAATAGATTTTCTTTATAATCAACTAAAAGTTATTTTTAAAATATCGGATTTATTTGAAAAATACGGATTGTCAACTTTTGTAGGGGTACTTCCTGATTGCGATGAGGAAAAAGTTATTTCAATTATAAATAATATGAAATTGATTTATACTAAATTAAAAGCAATAGATAAAAGATATAGTGAATATGCTCTTCAATGCAGTTTTGTGGTATTCCCAGAAGATGGTGAGGATAAACAACAATTGCTAGATAAACTGACTGTTAAAATGAAGTTAGAAATGATTAGAAGTTGA
- a CDS encoding glycine betaine ABC transporter substrate-binding protein, whose translation MNKKLKKIVVLAFSIILIIGALSGCGNTIGDTNDKESKRTVKLVYVNWAEGIAMTNLVSAILQDKMGYKVDMKQGDVGMVFTSLSSGDMDVFLDGWLPLTHKDYMDKYKGKLDNLGVNFENAKIGLVVPSYMNINSIEELNGIKDELGGKIVGIDAGAGIMKVTNKAIKEYNLNYELLEGSGATMTAMLKKAEDKKEPIVVTGWKPHWKFATWDLKFLDDPKGVFGETENIYTITRTGFEKDMPEVAQFLKNFKMNDQQLGSLMGDIKDNDSKKPIDVAREWMKNNEELVNSWVPKSE comes from the coding sequence ATGAACAAAAAATTAAAAAAAATTGTTGTATTAGCCTTTTCAATTATATTAATCATAGGCGCATTATCTGGCTGTGGTAATACTATAGGTGATACCAATGATAAGGAATCAAAAAGAACAGTTAAATTAGTATATGTGAACTGGGCGGAAGGAATTGCCATGACAAATCTGGTAAGTGCCATATTACAGGATAAAATGGGATATAAAGTTGACATGAAACAAGGGGATGTTGGAATGGTATTTACTTCTCTGTCTAGTGGTGACATGGATGTATTTTTAGATGGATGGCTTCCGCTTACCCACAAGGATTATATGGACAAGTATAAAGGAAAATTGGATAATTTAGGTGTTAATTTTGAAAACGCAAAAATCGGATTGGTTGTTCCAAGCTATATGAACATAAATAGTATTGAAGAATTAAATGGCATTAAAGACGAATTAGGTGGCAAAATAGTGGGAATAGATGCAGGTGCAGGTATAATGAAAGTCACTAATAAAGCCATAAAAGAATATAACTTAAACTATGAACTTCTTGAAGGCAGTGGAGCCACCATGACTGCTATGCTGAAGAAGGCAGAAGACAAAAAAGAACCTATTGTGGTTACAGGATGGAAGCCTCACTGGAAATTTGCCACTTGGGATCTTAAATTTCTTGATGATCCTAAAGGAGTGTTTGGTGAAACAGAAAATATTTATACTATAACCAGAACTGGATTTGAAAAAGATATGCCAGAAGTTGCACAATTTCTAAAGAACTTCAAAATGAATGATCAGCAGCTAGGAAGTTTAATGGGAGATATCAAAGACAATGATAGTAAAAAACCTATAGATGTTGCAAGAGAATGGATGAAAAATAATGAAGAACTGGTTAATAGCTGGGTGCCAAAAAGTGAATAG
- a CDS encoding SH3 domain-containing protein: MNRSKKLVFAFFISTAIMNSKNIVNTAYASSDLPNIQSSAYTAVGNIFAKCGYTGQCTWFTYGRVLEKLGIALPSEFYGNAVDWWYANAKDNVYSYGSEPKANSIIVWGGGSVGYGHVGFVEEVDGDTIYFNEGNFSVRGSYDGNIKTISKEAIKNRGNLYLKGYIYVGEGATQASSGSNSNGSSSSSTDTYQPVSNGTYQNGVVNISNSSSVLNIRNGAGTSFSILGYLKKGETVQIVGTIGDWYKIKLNSSYGYVSSNYISSGASSTNSAVQQLSSNSPSQNSGSSTSTGSGYVKLSATSSTLNLRSTPQGNIISSLPNGTAVNILESNGSWYKVSVNGTTGYVYSSYISTSQAAASSNVAATNTSTSQSSTSSQTGKTGTVTLSNSSSVLNLRNNPWTGRILTTLPNGTSVTILSTEGRWYKIQWGSTIGYVHSDYINI; this comes from the coding sequence ATGAATAGATCTAAAAAGTTGGTATTTGCTTTTTTTATTTCAACAGCTATTATGAACAGTAAAAATATAGTAAACACTGCATATGCTTCCAGTGATTTACCAAATATACAAAGCAGTGCGTATACTGCAGTGGGAAATATATTTGCAAAGTGTGGATATACAGGTCAATGCACCTGGTTTACCTATGGACGTGTTCTTGAAAAATTGGGAATTGCACTTCCTTCAGAATTTTATGGCAACGCAGTAGACTGGTGGTATGCCAATGCTAAAGATAATGTATATTCCTATGGTTCAGAGCCAAAAGCAAATTCCATAATCGTGTGGGGCGGCGGCTCAGTGGGTTATGGACATGTGGGCTTTGTAGAAGAAGTAGATGGAGATACTATATATTTTAACGAAGGCAACTTTAGTGTACGCGGAAGCTATGATGGGAATATAAAAACTATTTCAAAAGAAGCTATAAAAAATAGAGGAAATTTATATCTTAAAGGATACATATATGTAGGTGAGGGTGCTACTCAGGCATCTTCTGGTTCTAATTCCAATGGAAGCAGCAGTTCTTCTACAGATACATACCAACCTGTAAGTAATGGTACTTACCAAAATGGAGTGGTAAATATATCAAATAGCAGTTCAGTTTTAAATATAAGAAATGGAGCAGGCACTTCTTTTTCAATACTAGGTTATTTGAAAAAAGGGGAAACGGTTCAAATAGTAGGAACTATTGGTGATTGGTATAAAATCAAATTAAATTCGTCTTACGGATATGTTAGTTCCAATTATATAAGTTCAGGTGCCAGTTCCACCAATAGTGCAGTTCAACAGCTTTCTTCCAATTCACCATCACAGAATTCAGGGAGCAGTACTTCCACAGGTTCAGGATATGTTAAATTAAGCGCTACCTCTTCTACATTAAACTTGAGAAGTACACCTCAAGGCAATATAATATCCTCTCTCCCTAACGGAACCGCTGTAAATATTTTAGAATCTAACGGAAGCTGGTATAAAGTATCTGTAAATGGTACTACAGGATATGTATATTCAAGTTATATAAGTACTTCACAAGCTGCAGCTTCATCTAATGTGGCAGCTACAAATACCTCTACAAGCCAATCATCAACTAGCAGCCAAACCGGAAAAACCGGAACAGTAACTTTAAGCAATAGTTCTTCAGTATTAAACTTAAGGAATAACCCTTGGACAGGCCGTATTCTTACCACACTACCAAATGGAACTAGTGTCACAATTCTAAGTACTGAAGGTAGATGGTATAAAATACAATGGGGCTCTACAATTGGATATGTTCATTCAGACTATATAAATATATAA
- a CDS encoding prephenate dehydrogenase yields the protein MEDCDFNINIAVVGMGLIGGSYAMALRDLEPKCVIGIDKDKYTLKSALDDGIIDGAYESGGDFLKEVDLIIVALYPKDTIAFIKNNLQYLKKGALITDTSGIKQDIVENINSFLPEYLEFIPGHPMAGKESRGIKGASKDIFKGANYIITPGGKNTSRGLQKIDKMARAIGCSNVTYISPKEHDRIITFTSQLPHVIAVSLMNLHEEEYKDSIELFTGGSFKDATRVAQINSKLWTELFIMNSDNLIEEIENFQNSMEILKKAIMSKDISTMRCIFEKSMLKRKELVKGQ from the coding sequence GTGGAAGATTGTGACTTTAATATTAATATAGCTGTAGTAGGTATGGGACTTATTGGAGGATCTTATGCCATGGCCCTTAGGGATTTGGAGCCTAAATGTGTTATTGGAATAGATAAAGATAAATATACTTTAAAAAGTGCTTTAGATGATGGGATTATAGATGGGGCTTATGAAAGTGGAGGAGATTTTTTAAAAGAAGTAGATCTTATTATAGTAGCTCTCTATCCTAAAGATACAATTGCATTTATAAAAAATAATTTGCAGTATTTAAAAAAGGGTGCCCTTATAACAGATACTTCTGGTATAAAACAAGATATAGTAGAAAATATAAATTCATTCCTGCCTGAATATTTGGAATTTATTCCTGGACATCCTATGGCGGGAAAAGAATCTAGAGGTATAAAAGGGGCATCTAAAGATATTTTTAAAGGGGCCAATTATATAATAACTCCCGGGGGAAAGAATACTTCCCGGGGGCTTCAAAAAATAGATAAAATGGCAAGGGCTATAGGCTGTAGTAATGTAACCTATATAAGTCCGAAGGAGCATGATAGAATAATTACTTTTACAAGTCAACTTCCCCATGTTATAGCTGTATCCCTTATGAATCTACATGAAGAAGAATACAAAGATAGTATAGAATTATTTACTGGGGGAAGCTTTAAAGATGCTACCAGAGTAGCACAGATTAATTCTAAATTGTGGACTGAATTATTTATTATGAATTCAGATAATCTCATAGAAGAAATAGAAAATTTTCAAAACAGCATGGAGATATTGAAGAAAGCTATAATGAGTAAGGATATAAGTACTATGAGATGTATTTTTGAAAAGTCCATGTTAAAAAGAAAAGAATTAGTTAAAGGACAGTGA